One Myotis daubentonii chromosome 3, mMyoDau2.1, whole genome shotgun sequence genomic window carries:
- the NR0B2 gene encoding nuclear receptor subfamily 0 group B member 2, producing MNSSQPGTCPCQHATGRPAILYALLSPSLRARPAVPPDRRHCLCKQHRPVQLCAPHRTCREALDVLAKTVVFLRNLPSFCQLPFQDQQQLLRDCWSSLFLIGLAQDTVTFEVVEAPVPSILKKILLEEPSSSAGSGQQRDLPRPSLAAVQWLQCCLESFWSLELSPKEYAYLKGTILFNPDMPGLQASSHIWHLQQEAHRALCEVLEPWCPAGQGRLARVLLMASTLKSIPPSLLGDLFFRPIIGDVDIAGLLEDMLLLSRPAPGQAEISCSLGRSWLQ from the exons ATGAACTCCAGCCAGCCGGGGACCTGTCCATGCCAGCATGCTACAGGGCGCCCAGCCATTCTGTATGCACTTTTGAGCCCCAgcctcagggccaggcctgctgtGCCCCCAGACCGTAGGCATTGCCTCTGCAAGCAGCACCGGCCTGTCCAGCTGTGTGCTCCTCATCGCACCTGCCGGGAGGCCTTGGACGTTCTGGCCAAGACAGTGGTCTTCCTCAGGAACCTGCCATCCTTCTGCCAGCTGCCCTTCCAGGATCAGCAGCAGCTGTTGCGGGACTGCTGGAGCTCCCTCTTCCTGATTGGGTTGGCCCAAGACACTGTGACCTTCGAGGTGGTAGAGGCCCCGGTTCCCAGCATACTCAAGAAGATCTTGCTGGAGGAGCCCAGCAGCAGTGCAGGCAGCGGCCAGCAGCGGGATCTGCCTCGGCCCTCACTGGCTGCGGTGCAGTGGCTTCAGTGCTGCCTGGAGTCCTTCTGGAGCCTGGAGCTGAGCCCTAAGGAGTATGCCTACCTGAAAGGGACCATCCTCTTCAACCCTG ACATGCCAGGCCTCCAGGCCTCCTCCCACATCTGGCATCTGCAGCAGGAGGCTCATCGAGCACTATGTGAGGTGCTGGAGCCCTGGTGCCCAGCAGGCCAAGGCCGTTTGGCCCGTGTCCTCCTCATGGCCTCCACCCTCAAGTCCATTCCACCCAGCTTGCTTGGGGACCTCTTCTTTCGCCCTATCATTGGAGATGTTGACATCGCTGGACTCCTCGAAGACATGCTTTTGCTGAGCCGACCTGCTCCAGGCCAAGCAGAGATCAGCTGTAGCCTGGGCAGAAGCTGGCTGCAATGA